A single window of Crassostrea angulata isolate pt1a10 chromosome 8, ASM2561291v2, whole genome shotgun sequence DNA harbors:
- the LOC128161488 gene encoding protein draper-like, translating to MEGLRLFLLFAVLCVQAKYSLAFKDCTADANCPDNAKCVTSKCKCDAGFELLDLPYTAASEAVPACRDLGVCSETDNSKTDCGTNGHCITYVDDYGAVKTVCKCKPGYYGVNCDKTTPVYTTPTTSPPYVTTTRKTVNFGAIIPAIGGGVLLLALLAGGAAALTSSSG from the exons atggaaggGCTACGACTGTTTTTACTTTTTGCAGTACTTTGCGTACAAGCCAAATATTCTTTGGCTTTCAAAGATTGCACTGCTGATGCCAATTGTCCCGATAATGCGAAATGCGTAACTTCCAAGTGTAAATGCGACGCCGGCTTCGAGCTCCTGGATCTGCCCTACACTGCGGCTTCTGAGGCAGTGCCTGCTTGCAGAG atttggGAGTTTGTAGTGAAACTGACAATTCCAAGACTGACTGTGGAACAAACGGACACTGCATCACATACGTGGACGATTATGGAGCAGTTAAAACTGTCTGTAAATGCAAGCCTGGCTACTATGGCGTCAACTGTGACA aaaCTACACCGGTTTATACCACACCAACAACCAGTCCCCCATACGTGACCACTACAAGGAAAACGGTCAACTTCGGGGCCATCATCCCAGCCATTGGAGGGGGGGTCCTCCTGCTGGCTCTACTCGCGGGAGGTGCTGCTGCCCTGACTTCCTCATCTGGATAA